The genome window CAACTCCTATTCAATTGGCCAATATGATGGCTACTGTAGCTAATCAAGGGTATTATTACACTCCTCATATCATTAAAAAAATAAAAGGAGAAAAAATTGATTCCAAGTTTACAACAAAACACGTTACGACCATTGATCAAAAATATTTTCCTCCTATGATAAGCGGACTTTTTGATGTTTATAACAGAGGAACAGCTTATGCATTACGCGTTGAGGGTATTGATATATGCGGAAAAACAGGAACTGCCGAAAATTTTGCTAAAATTGACGGCAAAAGAGTACAGTTAAAAGACCATTCTATTTTTGTGGCTTTTGCGCCAAAAGATAATCCAAAAATAGCTATAGCTGTTTTGGTTGAAAATGGAGGTTTTGGAGCAACGATAGCAGGTCCTATTGCCAGTTTGATGATTGAAAAATATCTTAAGAAAAAAATCACTAGAACTGATTTGGAAACACGCGTATTAAATACGAGTTTACAAAGCCGATATGCAATATTGGGAGGACTTTCGGAAGAAGTAAAAAAGGAATTAAGAATTAAAGATTCTATTACCCAAAGCAAATTAAAAGCAGCTGCTCAAAAAATTGACACAACCAAAACCAAAAAATAATACATTCATATCAGATGAAAAATCAAAGTTTATCGAGTAATATTGATTGGATATGTATCATTATCTACATCGCACTTGTGTTTATGGGTTGGTTAAATATTTATTCTTCTTCATTGTCGTCTACCGATGGCACCTATGAAAAACAAGCCATATTTATTGCTTTGACAGTTCCAATGATTTTTATCTTATTGTATATTGATGGCAAGTTTTATGAAAAGTATGCCAGTATCATTTTTGTTATTTCTTTAGTATCGCTTGCTGGTCTGTTTGTGTTTGGTAAAACAATTGCGGGTCAGCGCTGCTGGTATGGATTTGGAAGTTTTACAATACAGCCTTCTGAATTTGCAAAAGCGGCTACCTCGTTAGCTATTGCAAAATACCTCAGTGATACCCAGATAAATCTAAAGGAAGTTAACAGACAGGTACAGGCGCTGGCTATTGTTTTTTTGCCTGTTATGCTTATTTTGCCTCAGCCTGACCCCGGAAGTGCCTTGATTTACAGTATTTTTATTATTGTTTTATTTAGAGAAGGATTACCTGCCTGGTATGTCTGGACTGGTTTTATAACTGTTCTGCTGTTCATGATGACATTGGTGTTAGAGCCTCAATATGTTATTTTGATATCTCTTTTAGTCATTGTTCTAATTCATTATAAGTCAAGACTGGCTGATAGAAATATAGTGATGAGCGGTATCCTGTTTACAATTATATCTGGCTTTGTTTTATCTGTAAACTATGTTTTTACAAATGTTTTCAAGCAGCACCACCGAGATAGATTTAATATATTGTTAGGGAAAGAAGTTGATATGAAAGGTATTGGGTATAATACTAACCAATCTGAAATTGCTGTTGGCTCTGGAGGCTGGTTAGGAAAAGGTTTCCTTGAAGGGACTCAAACCAAAGGGGGGTTTGTTCCGGAACAGCATACCGATTATATTTTTACTACAGTTGGTGAAGAATGGGGTTTTGTTGGTTCTTTGGTTGTAATAGCACTTTTTACGGGCTTGTTTCTTAGAGTAATTTACTTGGCCGAAAGACAAAAAACTAAGTTCAGCAGAGTTTATGGATATTGTGTCGCAGGTATTTTATTTATTCATTTCTTTGTGAATATTGCAATGGTTATTGGTATTTTTCCAACCATTGGAGTACCGTTGCCTTTCTTTTCGTATGGAGGATCAGGACTTTGGGGATTCACTATTTTACTGTTTATTTTTATTAAAATGGATGCTAATAAAGTGAATGAATGGTAAAAATAGAACCGTTTTCTTCTGCGGTTTAAATTTTTTTTAGCCCCATATTACATAATAAGCCTTTTTAAAATATTTTAGTTGCTTGAATATTATATTTTGACAAATGTCTGATAAGTATATGCAAACTGATGTTTCTCATCTATCGGATTAAATTCAGTTTGAACTTCTTTCCAGTCATTAGAATTGATTTCAGGAAAAAAAGCATCTGCTTCAAAATTATGGTGGACTCTTGTGATTTCCAGCTTATCAGCATACGGAATTCCTAAATTATAAATCTCTCCTCCGCCAATTATAAATGAAGTTTCATTTTCCGGACATACAGCAAGAGCTTTTTCAATGCTGTCAACCACAATACAGTCTTTTGGATTATAATCTTTTTGTCTGGTTATTATAACATGTGTTCTGTTTGGGAGCGGTTTTGGGAAACTTTCAAATGTTTTTCGTCCCATTATTATATGATGGCCGGTAGTTAAGGATTTGAATCTTTTAAAATCATTAGGCAGATGCCAAACCAATTCATTATTCTTTCCTAGAGCATTGTTTTCTGCAACAGCAGCAATCATAATAATCATAATGTTGAGATTTATTTTGAATTATTGTCTTCGATTTTGGATTGTAATTGGGTTATTTTTTTTTGCTGTAAAGCCACAAGCCGATCAATTTGATCTCTTTCCCAATATTTATTCATAAATCTATCAGTAATAAAGACTTTTATAAAATGCAGTACAAAAATAAATAGCCATATAGTAATAATCCAGATACACCAATTTAATTCTATGGCTGTTTCAAAAAAATATACTGCAGTGAATAAAAAAATACTGCTCAATGTAAAGAAAACAAAATGGTAATACAGTCTTTTTTTTTGCTTTATGCGATTTCTTGCATACTCATATTGTTCATGTAATTCCTTTTCCATAATGTAGAATTTTGCTTATAAAGGTAAAATTTATTTTTAAATGTAACTATTTTGGATGTTTAATATTTAATGGGAAAACGTTTTCTTGAATTGAAAATAAAATTTAAGAGATTTAAAATTTTTTTAATGATAAAAAAGGAATGCTTTTTTTGCTATTATGCTAAAAATGAGGTGGTTTGTGTTTTTTTGAGATTATTTTGCTTACTTTGTTATAACCTTAAAAATTAAACAGTTATGTCAGTAAAAAAACAATTTATAAAAACAAAGCCTGTTGTTAAAGTTACTTTTTCTTTAGAAGCAAAAGAGGCTGATCAAGTATCTGTAATTGGTGATTTTAATGATTGGAAAATTGAAGATGGCATTTTAAGTAAATTAAAAAACGGCACATTTAAAGGGACCTTTGAATTAGGTAAAGATGCAGAATATGAATTTAAATATGTAGTTGACGGTACTTATGTAAATGAGCCGGAAGCAGATTCGTTTAAATGGAATGATTTTGCAGGCGCTGAAAATAGTGTATTAGTAATATAACATAAAAAAATCCGCTCGAAGCGGATTTTTGTGTTTTATACAGCAACATTTCCTTTAATAAGGGCATGAGGTTCATATCCTTCTAGTGTAAAGTCATCGAAATCAAAATCGAAGATGTTTTTTATATTGGGATTTAAAATCATTTTTGGCAATGGTTTAGGCTCGCGGGTAAGCTGTAATTCCAATTGTTCAAAATGGTTATTGTAAATATGTGCGTCTCCAAAAGTGTGGATAAATTCACCTGCTTCGAGATCACAGACTTGTGCAATCATCATTGTCAGCAAAGCATAGGATGCAATATTAAAAGGTACTCCTAGGAATATATCTGCACTGCGCTGATACAATTGACAGGAAAGTTTTCCTTTGGTTTCTCCTTTAGATGTATCTGGGGAAGCAACATAAAATTGAAAAAAGGCATGACACGGAGGCAAGGCTGCTTTGTTATTAGCAACATTTTCTTCAAAAGACTTACTGGTATCCGGCAATACTGATGGATTCCAAGCCGATACAAGCATTCTGCGGCTGTTTGGATTCGTTTTTAATTCTGTAATAAGCTCTGAAATCTGATCAATTTCTTCGCTGTTCCAATTACGCCATTGATGACCGTAAACAGGACCTAAATCGCCGTTGCTGTCAGCCCAGGCATCCCAAATTTTCACCCCGTTTTCTTGAAGGTATTTAATATTAGTATCACCTTTTAAGAACCAAAGCAATTCATAAATGATCGATTTAAGGTGCAGTTTTTTAGTAGTTACCATTGGGAAACCTTCGCTCAGATCAAACCGCATCTGGTAGCCAAATACACTTTTTGTACCAGTTCCTGTACGGTCTCCTTTTTGATTTCCGTTTTCTAAAACGTGTTTTACTAAGTCTAGGTATTGTTTCATTTTTTAGGGCTTTATGCTCTACGCTCTATGCTTTAAGCGTATAGCCTAATGCTTATAGCCTAATGCCTTTAATATTATCTTTTAGAAATTTCGTCCCGGATTTTAGCCGCTTTTTCATAATCTTCCTGTTCGACGGCCTGTGTCAATAGCTCATTTAATTCCTGCAGGCTGTGATTAGAATAGGTGCTGCCCGATTCGTTACTTTCAGCAGAGCCGAAAGTTTCAGGATTTGAAAGAATATCTTCTATTTCGCTAGACGTATCACTTTCAAGAGGATTGGCTTTTAGATAAATTCCAGCTTTGTCCAATATGTTTTTATAAGTAAAAATAGGAGCGCTGAACCGAATAGCTAAGGCAATTGCATCTGAAGTGCGGGCATCAATTATTTCTTCGATTTTATCTCTTTCGCAAATGATACTTGAATAAAAAACACCGTCAACTAATTTGTGAATAATTACCTGTTTTACAACTATATCAAAACGTTCAGCAAAATTCTTGAACAAATCGTGTGTCAAAGGACGAGGCGGCTTAATTTCTTTTTCTAAAGCAATCGCTATAGATTGAGCTTCAAAAGCTCCGATGACGATAGGTAATTTTCTTTCTCCGTCAACCTCGTTTAAAATTAACGCATAAGCGCCATTTTGAGTTTGACTGTATGAAATCCCTTTTATAGATAATTTAACTAAGCTCATGTTGGTGTAGTGAAAAGTACGAAGTACTCTATTAATTGTGTTTTATTTTTTGTTTTAAATAAAGTGCAATTTTAATCAAAATTTATGGAACAAAAAAACTGCCTAAAACAAAGATACGATTATCTTATTTTTAGGCAGCTAATTATAAGAGAAATTAAATCTGCAGTTATTTAAGTCTTAGTAATTGTGAAATGTGATTTGTTTTTTATCAAAATCAGCACTTCCAGGCCAATTACTAATGACTATTCACTAATTACTTAAGATTGCTGTTCTTTGAAAGTTTTGAATTTGGCGATTAATTGCGGTACAATTTCGAATGCATCACCTACAACTCCATAATCTGCTACTTTAAAGAAAGGAGCTTCTGGATCACTGTTGATAACTACTTTTACTTTAGAAGAGTTGATTCCGGCAATATGCTGTATGGCTCCAGAGATTCCAATAGCAATATATAAATTGGTCGATACTGGTTTTCCTGTTTGGCCTACGTGCTCTCCGTGAGGTCTCCATCCTAAATCTGATACTGGTTTTGAACAAGCTGTAGCGGCTCCAAGAACACCTGCTAGTTCTTCAATCATTCCCCAGTTTTCAGGTCCTTTAAGACCGCGTCCTGCAGAAACAACAATATCTGCATCAGCAATTGAAACTTTTCCTGATACTTTTTCTACAGAAGCAACTTTTACTCCAAAATCTGCATCTCCGATAGCAGGATTAAAATCTTCTTCGGTTAATGAAGAGGCATTTTCAAAAATGCCATAAGAATTTTTGCCTATGGATAATACTTTTACATCGGTATTGATTTCTGTGATATTGAAAGCTTTATTTGAAAAAGCAGTTCTTTTTACCTGAAACGGTGAAGTGCTTACTGGCAATCCAACAACATTTGAAGCATAACCGGCTTCTAATGCTACTGCTGTTAATGGTGCTAAGTAAATACTGTCTGTTGTTGAAGAGAGTAAAACTATTTTAGAAGCTTCTTTCTGCGCTGCTTGTTTAATAACATCAGCATAGGCTTTGGCAGTGAAACCAGTTAATTTATCATTGTTTACTTTTAAGACTTTATCAACTCCGTATTTTGATAATTCAGAAACATCTCCAGCATTTATAGTCACTGCTGTCACGGTTGTTCCTAATGATTCGGCTATTTTTTTTGCATAAGAAGCTAATTCTAATGCTGCTTTTTTAAATTTTCCTTCTGCAGATTCTGCATATATTAATATTGACATGATGATTTGTGATTTTAGATTTTAGACTTATGAATTTAGATTTTAGAACTCCGATTAAAAATTTAGATTTTTTTGCCATCAGCAATAAAAAATCGTTGATCTTCAATCAGCAATCTAAAGTCTTAAATTACTTTCGCTTCGTTGTGCAGTAAATTTATTAATTCGTCCAGATTGTCTGCAGAGACCAATTTAACCGCCGATTTTGGAGCTGGTTTTTCAAACTTCACAGCCTTTGTGTTTACAGGGGCGTCAACTGGTTCTAGAATTGTTAAAACTTTAGTTCTGGCAGTCATGATTCCTCTCATATTTGGAATGCGCAGATCTTTTTCCTCTACAATTCCTTTCTGAGTTCCTATAATAATTGGTAATGAAGTGTTTACGGTTTCTTTTCCGCCGTCTATTTCGCGGACAGCAGTTACATTAGTTCCGTCTACAGTTATTGCTGTACAGGAATTTAAAAAGTTATACCCCAAAATACCGGCAATCATACCAGGAACCATTCCTCCGTTATAATCAAGTGATTCTTTTCCTGCTATTACAATATCATATCCGCCGTTTTTAATTACCTCGGCTAATTGTTTTGCTACAAAAAAGCCGTCAGTTGGATTTGCATTTACACGAATCGCTTCGTTGGCGCCAATTGCCAATGCTTTTCTTAAGGTTGGTTCGGTATCTGGTCCGCCTACATTCACTATGGTAACTGTGGCTCCCTGCTGTTCTTGAAACCAGATAGCACGGGTAAGGCCAAATTCGTCATTTGGATTAATTACATATTGAACTCCATTGGTGTCAAATTCAGCATCACCGTTAGTGAAGTTGATTTTTGATGTAGTATCAGGGACATGACTGATGCAAACTAATATTTTCATAATCTATATATTAAATTCTTTTTTTTCTCAGACAAATTTAAAATAATAAATCGAATAATTTACTATGCATGCATAACATTTTTTACAACTATTACGATTTCGTTAATTATAATGTGATAAGAATGTTTATAATGATAATTTTTATAAAAAATGAACAATATTTTGTGAATTTCAGCAATTTACATCAGCTGTCACAATTTATCAAAAGTTCATTAAGTGAATAAAAAGAAAAGATTTAGACAGCGGTTTTTTTTACGGATACTTTTTAGATCAAAATAAACACTAATTATTTCAGCAGATAAATAGGAATGAAAAGAACCAGTGCTAAATGGCTCTAAAAAAAACAATAGTATAAAACCTTGTTATTTTAAAGTGTTTTATGCTTTTAAGTAATTTAAAATAATTATTTTTGCATTTCTAAAAATTACACACGACTATATAAATATGAGAACGATACAATTTAGAGAGGCCATTTGTGAAGCGATGAGTGAAGAAATGCGCCGCGATGAGTCCATATACTTAATGGGTGAAGAGGTTGCAGAATACAATGGAGCTTACAAAGCTTCTAAAGGAATGCTTGCTGAATTTGGTGAAAAAAGAGTAATCGATACACCAATTGCTGAACTTGGTTTTACTGGAATTGCTGTAGGATCAGCAATGAACGGATGCCGCCCGATTGTTGAGTATATGACTTTCAACTTTTGTTTAGTTGGAATCGACCAAATTATAAACAACGCTGCCAAAATGCGTCAGATGACCGGCGGGCAGTTTAATGTACCAATCGTTTTCCGCGGACCGACTGCTTCGGCAGGACAATTGGGAGCAACTCACTCGCAGGCTATCGAGAACTGGTTTGCAAATACTCCAGGACTTAAAGTAATAGTTCCATCAAATGTTTATGATGCCAAAGGTTTATTGAAATCGGCTATTCGTGATAATGACCCAGTTATTTTCATGGAATCAGAGCAGATGTATGGTGATAAAGGTGAAGTGCCAGATGGTGAATATACTATTCCAATTGGAGTTGCAGATATTAAAAGAGAAGGAACTGATGTAACTATCGTTTCTTTCGGAAAAATTATCAAAGAAGCTTATATCGCTGCTGATGAATTAGCAAAAGAAGGAATCTCCTGTGAAATTATCGACTTAAGAACAGTTCGTCCAATGGATAAGGATGCGATTTTAACTTCCGTTAAAAAAACA of Flavobacterium marginilacus contains these proteins:
- a CDS encoding pyruvate dehydrogenase complex E1 component subunit beta; protein product: MRTIQFREAICEAMSEEMRRDESIYLMGEEVAEYNGAYKASKGMLAEFGEKRVIDTPIAELGFTGIAVGSAMNGCRPIVEYMTFNFCLVGIDQIINNAAKMRQMTGGQFNVPIVFRGPTASAGQLGATHSQAIENWFANTPGLKVIVPSNVYDAKGLLKSAIRDNDPVIFMESEQMYGDKGEVPDGEYTIPIGVADIKREGTDVTIVSFGKIIKEAYIAADELAKEGISCEIIDLRTVRPMDKDAILTSVKKTNRLVILEEAWPFASVSSEIAYLVQEQAFDFLDAPIQRITTADTPAPYSPVLLKEWLPNAVDVVKAVKKVLYK
- a CDS encoding bifunctional nuclease family protein, whose amino-acid sequence is MSLVKLSIKGISYSQTQNGAYALILNEVDGERKLPIVIGAFEAQSIAIALEKEIKPPRPLTHDLFKNFAERFDIVVKQVIIHKLVDGVFYSSIICERDKIEEIIDARTSDAIALAIRFSAPIFTYKNILDKAGIYLKANPLESDTSSEIEDILSNPETFGSAESNESGSTYSNHSLQELNELLTQAVEQEDYEKAAKIRDEISKR
- a CDS encoding electron transfer flavoprotein subunit beta/FixA family protein, which codes for MKILVCISHVPDTTSKINFTNGDAEFDTNGVQYVINPNDEFGLTRAIWFQEQQGATVTIVNVGGPDTEPTLRKALAIGANEAIRVNANPTDGFFVAKQLAEVIKNGGYDIVIAGKESLDYNGGMVPGMIAGILGYNFLNSCTAITVDGTNVTAVREIDGGKETVNTSLPIIIGTQKGIVEEKDLRIPNMRGIMTARTKVLTILEPVDAPVNTKAVKFEKPAPKSAVKLVSADNLDELINLLHNEAKVI
- a CDS encoding isoamylase early set domain-containing protein gives rise to the protein MSVKKQFIKTKPVVKVTFSLEAKEADQVSVIGDFNDWKIEDGILSKLKNGTFKGTFELGKDAEYEFKYVVDGTYVNEPEADSFKWNDFAGAENSVLVI
- the rodA gene encoding rod shape-determining protein RodA → MKNQSLSSNIDWICIIIYIALVFMGWLNIYSSSLSSTDGTYEKQAIFIALTVPMIFILLYIDGKFYEKYASIIFVISLVSLAGLFVFGKTIAGQRCWYGFGSFTIQPSEFAKAATSLAIAKYLSDTQINLKEVNRQVQALAIVFLPVMLILPQPDPGSALIYSIFIIVLFREGLPAWYVWTGFITVLLFMMTLVLEPQYVILISLLVIVLIHYKSRLADRNIVMSGILFTIISGFVLSVNYVFTNVFKQHHRDRFNILLGKEVDMKGIGYNTNQSEIAVGSGGWLGKGFLEGTQTKGGFVPEQHTDYIFTTVGEEWGFVGSLVVIALFTGLFLRVIYLAERQKTKFSRVYGYCVAGILFIHFFVNIAMVIGIFPTIGVPLPFFSYGGSGLWGFTILLFIFIKMDANKVNEW
- a CDS encoding electron transfer flavoprotein subunit alpha/FixB family protein, producing MSILIYAESAEGKFKKAALELASYAKKIAESLGTTVTAVTINAGDVSELSKYGVDKVLKVNNDKLTGFTAKAYADVIKQAAQKEASKIVLLSSTTDSIYLAPLTAVALEAGYASNVVGLPVSTSPFQVKRTAFSNKAFNITEINTDVKVLSIGKNSYGIFENASSLTEEDFNPAIGDADFGVKVASVEKVSGKVSIADADIVVSAGRGLKGPENWGMIEELAGVLGAATACSKPVSDLGWRPHGEHVGQTGKPVSTNLYIAIGISGAIQHIAGINSSKVKVVINSDPEAPFFKVADYGVVGDAFEIVPQLIAKFKTFKEQQS
- a CDS encoding dihydrofolate reductase, which gives rise to MIIMIAAVAENNALGKNNELVWHLPNDFKRFKSLTTGHHIIMGRKTFESFPKPLPNRTHVIITRQKDYNPKDCIVVDSIEKALAVCPENETSFIIGGGEIYNLGIPYADKLEITRVHHNFEADAFFPEINSNDWKEVQTEFNPIDEKHQFAYTYQTFVKI
- a CDS encoding 2TM domain-containing protein; translation: MEKELHEQYEYARNRIKQKKRLYYHFVFFTLSSIFLFTAVYFFETAIELNWCIWIITIWLFIFVLHFIKVFITDRFMNKYWERDQIDRLVALQQKKITQLQSKIEDNNSK
- a CDS encoding thymidylate synthase, coding for MKQYLDLVKHVLENGNQKGDRTGTGTKSVFGYQMRFDLSEGFPMVTTKKLHLKSIIYELLWFLKGDTNIKYLQENGVKIWDAWADSNGDLGPVYGHQWRNWNSEEIDQISELITELKTNPNSRRMLVSAWNPSVLPDTSKSFEENVANNKAALPPCHAFFQFYVASPDTSKGETKGKLSCQLYQRSADIFLGVPFNIASYALLTMMIAQVCDLEAGEFIHTFGDAHIYNNHFEQLELQLTREPKPLPKMILNPNIKNIFDFDFDDFTLEGYEPHALIKGNVAV